Below is a genomic region from Zea mays cultivar B73 chromosome 9, Zm-B73-REFERENCE-NAM-5.0, whole genome shotgun sequence.
AACACACTGTAAGTACCACCAGCATACCAAACGCAACGAACCGGCGTTTGGGGAGCCCCAGCATGTCTCTAGTCACCAACCCAGTGCCATACCTCGTGTACAGTAGAGTACCGAGAAGAACATGGCAAGAAGCGGACCCAAACATAGTCGGAGTCGACGATAACGTGGAAGGTAGGGGGACGGTGGTGCGGTTGGTCGCCTGAATAGCTGGCCCTAGCCAGGCGCCCAGGCCACGGGAGGCGGGAAAGAGCTAGGCGGCTAGCCCGGCCAGGCGCGACCGAGAGCTTGACGGTGACTTCGCCCTGCCTTGTGGATCCGCACCGCGACTGGCACCACCGACGCGTTGGCCAGGGCGCCAGACACAGGCGGAGGAGCGATCGCATCAGCGGACGCCACCACATCGCCCTGGTGGCCACGGGGAGTAGGAGTCACACATGGCGAGGAGGAGCGTGGCACCGATGTCGGGTaactggaggaggtggtggagttgTGGCGCCGTCGGGGCGCAGCGAGGTGAGCAGAATAGCTAGGCTTTATAGGGAGGAGGGGCGGGCAGAGCGAGGTGAGGGGGATTCATTGCGGAGCAGGCGGAGGTCGTGAACGGCGTGCGAGATGCGGTAAGCTGGTAGGCGGGCGCGACATGCGCGGAGCACCGTTAGAGCGAGGTGGCGGGCGGGTGCGGCATCGTCGGGGGGCAGGCTCGGGGAGGCGGCGGTGTGTGTGAGGTGCCGGCTACGGCCTACGGGTCGGGGGCGGGGCGTGCGGGTTGATTTGTAACATATGGAAGGGCGGGAGTAGAGATATATATACCCGTCGTTTTGTTCTCCAACCAACACAATGCTCGCGCCGCCTGTACCTGAGATGAGCATGGAGACGGAGCATGGTGGCCACGAAGAGGAATCGGCGATGCTCCCGTGCGTCGCGTTCGCATCGGAGCACGGTTACAAGTTCTTCTCCCTCGCCCACATGCGCATGCTTAACAGCGCCGACGTGCGGCCAATGCCTCCGGTGCTCGGCCGCCGGCTCGTGCCGTCTCCGTACGGCGGGATGGTGCTAGCCACGGATGTGTGCTACAGGCACCCGTGCCACCTCGTCGACCCCTTCACCAGCTCGCGCGCACCGCTGCCGGACCTGCCCATCCCCTTCTCGGAGAAGGAGCCGGTCGGGTGTCTCAGCGACGAGCCACGTCTGCGCTGCGCGCGCGTCACCGACGACGGGTTGGCGTGGGACTGGTCCCGGCGAGGCGTCATGGTGGCCCGCGGCGACACGGCCTTCTTCTGCGAGCACAGCGGCGAGCGGTGGATGCCGGTGCACCAGTCAAAGCTCGGCTCGCCCATGACCGTCAACTACCGCGGCGGGCTCTTCTTCGTCCTCGAGCTGCGCACGCTGAAAACTACAATCATCGACGCCGGCACGCTGCAGGCCCGCACGAAGATCCCTGCGCCGCCGGGCTTCGGCGACGTCGACTACGCCTACCTAGCGCCATCTACGGACGACGCGATTCTCCTGGTGCACCGCGCCGGGGACAGCGACGGCGTGGTCTTTACCAAAGCGTACCGCGCGCGGCATAGGGACAGCCAGAGGCCGCCGAGGTGGAGGCCAGTGCTCGACATCGGTGACCGCGCGGTGTTCGTCGACGGCGCGCATGGGTTCACAGTCACCGCCGACCCGACGGGAGCGAAGGCGAACCGCGCGTACGTGATCCTTGCCCATCAGCTGACGCACCCATGTGGGCGTCTGGCCGTCGCATACGACGTCGG
It encodes:
- the LOC109942482 gene encoding uncharacterized protein, which gives rise to MLAPPVPEMSMETEHGGHEEESAMLPCVAFASEHGYKFFSLAHMRMLNSADVRPMPPVLGRRLVPSPYGGMVLATDVCYRHPCHLVDPFTSSRAPLPDLPIPFSEKEPVGCLSDEPRLRCARVTDDGLAWDWSRRGVMVARGDTAFFCEHSGERWMPVHQSKLGSPMTVNYRGGLFFVLELRTLKTTIIDAGTLQARTKIPAPPGFGDVDYAYLAPSTDDAILLVHRAGDSDGVVFTKAYRARHRDSQRPPRWRPVLDIGDRAVFVDGAHGFTVTADPTGAKANRAYVILAHQLTHPCGRLAVAYDVGFTDLTRPERMGRLNLNTGEVEPMWGRPHWIIPWNESGRR